The Acanthochromis polyacanthus isolate Apoly-LR-REF ecotype Palm Island chromosome 17, KAUST_Apoly_ChrSc, whole genome shotgun sequence genome has a window encoding:
- the LOC127530646 gene encoding uncharacterized protein LOC127530646 yields MAAGLMKRYREAGVAPPAVMYVDRDCCSPHAHGQSQVKAMFAEWNELQVRLDIWHFMRRFAAGVTTEAHQLYGTFMARLSKCIFELDPDDVAALWLAKQGELLARGVRPVSEKALDKLISRKELALHCRKRTRGVEETTRRIKALIDEMDSEKGRDTLGVPLLDHERIQQVWIDQQRHITCIQDPERFPLYMKTGTLKKGGVELCCYRCARGSTSLESFHLHLNRFIPGTSASDSHFQAYLLEGLMRWNDDRMEEAVRGKSDLRTYSSSEREAMDQLSRKVLKRSLDERYRPPGAYTGKNYSC; encoded by the exons ATGGCAGCAGGTCTCATGAAGAGGTACAGGGAGGCAGGAGTGGCACCACCTGCTGTCATGTACGTGGACAGAGACTGCTGCAGCCCACATGCACATGGACAGTCTCAGGTAAAAGCCATGTTTGCAGAGTGGAATGAGCTCCAAGTGCGCCTGGACATTTGGCACTTCATGAGGCGTTTTGCAGCAGGGGTCACAACGGAGGCTCATCAGCTCTATGGCACCTTCATGGCTCGACTTTCCAAATGCATCTTTGAGCTGGACCCAGATGATGTGGCTGCTCTTTGGCTGGCCAAACAGGGGGAGCTACTGGCCAGAGGAGTTCGTCCAGTCTCAGAGAAGGCCCTGGATAAGCTGATCAGCCGGAAGGAGCTGGCGCTGCACTGCCGCAAGAGGACCAGAGGAGTGGAGGAGACCACCAGGAGGATTAAGGCGCTCATTGATGAGATGGACAGTGAGAAGGGGAGGGACACTCTGGGAGTACCACTGCTGGACCACGAGCGTATCCAGCAGGTCTGGATAGACCAGCAGAGACACATCACCTGTATTCAGGACCCAGAGCGCTTCCCTCTGTACATGAAGACAGGCACACTGAAGAAGGGTGGTGTGGAGCTCTGCTGCTACCGGTGTGCTCGTGGCTCCACTTCGTTGGAGTCCTTCCACCTCCATTTAAATCGCTTCATCCCAG GGACCAGTGCCAGTGACTCGCACTTCCAGGCCTATCTCCTGGAAGGCCTGATGCGCTGGAACGATGACCGGATGGAGGAGGCAGTAAGGGGAAAGTCTGATCTGAGGACCTACAGCAGCTCTGAGAGGGAGGCAATGGACCAGCTGAGCCGCAAGGTCCTGAAGAGGTCCTTGGACGAGCGCTACCGACCTCCTGGGGCATACACAGGCAAGAATTATTCATGTTAA
- the LOC127530539 gene encoding proline-rich protein 12-like, which produces MESLSVYFNTFFQILHYSKVYCTLYVCSFAGELIGMEYLYSQSGKSLTVMDNQVEEDRLVEQMDDEEVQDEGFVEEEPEDITVPVLYDPSETVPVHSSSPQAFNPSNSASGPPSPQPSTSSQSLPPPQQPPGPSPQRPAGPPVHPPLQHPAGPPLNPPTQRPAEPLLDHPLQHPAGPPLHPSAEPSAASDPTTSTGSSDALQAPAAVLGPDGIAGWDKVQNLAEYLVSIRQALYLDEQQVTEVIRLWSALPDGDKRRIQYQPRHQPKLAHGRFKAPMNTGVTPGVDSVKRCLIGHPGGPAQWPSTSRLVETMCIKLCALHKSPTKKDGVRLPRWTKVLNDYHHIRDLVLNCHTLMEATSLQLFVLNQRTLTQWFNRRENTQELSVLTQGLAAEDRIAVATSQLPAPRERLNEAPSTSGPRHEFVLPPNRAGQALKLRPGRRPASATVVRPIAPAAPPPPPPLPAPAPLPPSFIVNPVPVVMGASAGSPSAAPVLAPTPVFPAAPVAPAPTASVSVSRFTQRNRRRRAEEEASGAHKRKYVRNVAFNKCTKCGQPKTKEFGHSRFGSATFCPTFSGGKSLEEWLAEQRQQKKPGNPPP; this is translated from the exons ATGGAGAGTTTGAGTGTGTATTTCAATACTTTTTTTCAAATACTTCATTATAGTAAGGTGTATTGTACTTTGTATGTGTGCTCTTTTGCAGGGGAGCTGATAGGTATGGAATACCTGTACAGTCAGTCAGGTAAATCCCTGACTGTCATGGATAACCAGGTGGAAGAGGATCGACTGGTGGAGCAGATGGAtgatgaggaggtgcaggatgAAGGCTTTGTGGAGGAGGAACCTGAGGACATCACAGTGCCCGTCCTCTATGACCCCTCTGAGACTGTCCCAGTTCACAGCAGTAGCCCCCAGGCCTTCAACCCCTCTAACTCTGCATCAGGACCACCCTCACCACAGCCATCCACATCCAGCCAAAGCCTGCCTCCACCACAGCAACCTCCTGGGCCTTCTCCTCAACGTCCTGCCGGGCCTCCTGTGCACCCTCCTCTTCAGCACCCTGCTGGGCCTCCTCTGAACCCTCCTACACAGCGCCCTGCCGAGCCTCTTCTGGACCATCCTCTGCAGCACCCTGCCGGGCCTCCTCTACACCCTTCTGCCGAGCCGAGTGCAGCCTCTGACCCTACAACATCAACTGGGTCCAGTGATGCACTCCAGGCTCCC GCTGCAGTTCTTGGACCCGATGGCATCGCTGGGTGGGATAAGGTCCAGAATTTGGCCGAGTACCTGGTGTCCATCCGTCAGGCACTCTACCTGGACGAGCAGCAGGTCACAGAGGTCATCCGCCTGTGGAGTGCTCTTCCTGATGGGGACAAGAGGAGGATCCAGTATCAGCCCAGACACCAGCCCAAGCTCGCCCACGGACGCTTCAAGGCCCCCATGAACACAGGAGTGACACCGGGTGTGGACAGTGTGAAGAGGTGCCTGATTGGTCATCCAGGAGGGCCGGCTCAGTGGCCCAGCACTAGTCGCTTAGTTGAGACCATGTGCATCAAGCTTTGTGCACTGCACAAGTCTCCAACTAAGAAGGATGGAGTCCGCCTTCCTCGGTGGACAAAGGTGTTAAATGACTACCACCACATCCGAGACCTGGTGCTGAACTGCCACACCCTGATGGAGGCCACCTCTCTTCAACTTTTTGTACTGAATCAGAGGACTCTTACTCAGTG GTTTAATCGAAGGGAGAACACCCAGGAGCTGAGTGTCCTTACCCAGGGTCTTGCTGCAGAAGACCGCATTGCTGTGGCCACTTCACAGCTTCCTGCTCCGCGGGAAAGGCTGAATGAGGCTCCCTCCACATCAGGGCCCCGACATGAGTTTGTCCTTCCTCCAAACAGAGCGGGACAGGCTCTTAAGCTGCGGCCGGGCAGACGACCTGCTAGTGCCACAGTTGTTCGGCCCATCgcaccagcagctcctcctcctcctcctcctctcccagcTCCTGCACCACTGCCCCCATCCTTTATAGTGAACCCTGTGCCGGTGGTCATGGGAGCAAGTGCAGGTAGCCCCTCTGCAGCTCCTGTCCTGGCTCcaactccagtgtttcctgCTGCACCAGTAGCTCCTGCTCCCACtgcctctgtgtctgtgtcccGCTTCACACAGAGGAACAGGCGACGCAGGGCAGAAGAGGAGGCCAGTGGAGCCCACAAAAGAAAGTATGTGCGTAATGTGGCATTCAACAAGTGCACCAAGTGTGGGCAGCCCAAAACAAAAGAGTTTGGCCATAGCCGCTTCGGGAGTGCCACTTTTTGCCCCACTTTCTCAGGTGGCAAATCTTTAGAGGAGTGGCTGGCAGAACAGCGCCAGCAGAAGAAACCAGGAAACCCACCCCCCTAA